Part of the Nitrospira sp. SG-bin1 genome is shown below.
GACGGCCGCGAGCGAGCTGGCCCGCAATACGCTGCTGCATGGAGGAGGCGGGACGATGCACATTCAGACGGTCAACCGAGACGGTCGGCGCGGGGTGAAGGCCGTTTTTGTCGACCAAGGGCCCGGCATCGTCGATATCGACCAAGCCATGAAAGACGGGTTCTCGACTGGGGGCGGTCTGGGATTGGGACTAGGCGGCGCCAAGCGGTTGGTCAATGAGTTCGACATTCGATCGGAACCAGGCAAGGGCACAGCCGTGACGATCGTGCGATGGACGCCGTGAACGTTCGAGTCGCAAGTCACGGATTTATGGGTAGGGGTTCCTCGGAGGAGAAAGAGAAAAGCAGTCGGTAGTCGTCGTCGCGTGAACGCCAAACGCGAAACCAGGAACACGAAACATGCCGTCGTCGCAACTCTGTGTGCCCGTCACCGAATCCAGCCAGCCGTCGGCGGCACGTCGAGAGGCGGTCCGGCTTGCGCAACAAGAAGGCTTGGACGAACAAGAGATCAGCAAGGTGGCCTTGGTCGTCACCGAGTTGGCCACCAACCTCGTCAAACATGCGACCCGCGGCGAACTTTTGATACGGCCTATCGAACGGAACGGAACAGCGGGAATCGAAGTGTTGTCGTTGGACCGGGGTCCCGGCATCCACGATGTGGCCCGCGCACTCGGCGACGGCTATTCGACAGCCGGAAGCCCCGGTTCCGGATTGGGCGCGTTGCAACGGACCGCCGGCGAATTCGATTTGTACTCGCAGGCCGGCAAGGGAACCGTCGTCGTCGCAAGGATATGGAGCCGCCACTCGCCAACGCTGTCTTCTCACGGCGGGGCTCTGGGCGTGGTTCATCAGGCCAAGCCCGGGGAGACAGTCTGTGGAGATCAATGGACGGTGCGATGGTTCGCGGACGGATGGACCTGTGCCCTGGCGGACGGCCTGGGACACGGCATGATCGCAGCGGCAGCGGCACAGCCGGCCGTGGCTGCCGTCCGACAGGCGGAGGGCAAACGATCCGCGATTGAGCTTTTGCGGGCCGCTCATGAGGCCGCGAAACCCACAAGAGGGGCCGCCTTTGCCGTCGCCGTACTGGATACCGAGGTCGCAATGGTTCGCTTTTCAGGAATCGGGAACATCGCCGCGGTCGTCCTGAACGGCGACGAACGGCGCCATCTCGTTTCTCACAACGGCATCCTGGGCCATGAATGCCGAAGCGCGACTGAATATACTCAACCATGGAACAAGAATGCCTTGCTTCTGCTGCACAGCGACGGGATTGGCACTCATTGGGATTTCAATCAGTACCCAGGGTTGTTGTCGCGTGACCCGAGCCTCATCGCCGGCATCTTGTATCGGGATTTTACGCGTGGGCGGGACGACGCGACGGTGCTAGTGGTGAAGGACCCATGCCGCACCATCTCTACGGAGTTCTGAAACAGTATTGAGAAGACCATGAGCTATCTCAGGAATTATGGCTCACACCATTAGTCACGTTGCCGTGAATTATGAGGACGACGTGGTCACCGCACGACAGCGGGCACGACAGGTGGCCACGGCCCTGACGTTCGACGAACAAGACCGGACGCGGATCTCCACCGCGGTCTCCGAACTGGCCCGCGCGTTCCAGCAAGGGCCCCGGGGCACGCAAGTCGAATTCCTACTGGAGGGAGAATCGGCACCCCAAGTGTTGCTGATCCGCATCAGCGATGCGTCACGACTCAAACCCAACGGACGCTCCCAACCTCCCGGACAGGTTCGTGACGATTCGCTGTCGGAAAGTTGGACCACTGCGCTGCAGTCCGCGCGCAGACTCATGGATCAATGCGCGATCCAAGAGGTGGACGGCACGGTGGTCGGCATTCAGCTGACCAAACTGCTCCCGAAGCGGGCTCCTCTCTTTTCAGCGCAATCGTTGGAGCGAATCACCGCGCAACTGAGCCGAAAACAGCCGCACGATCCCATCGCGGAAGTGCGCCAACAGAATCAGGAACTGTTGCACGCTCTGGAGGAACTCCATGAACGACAACAAGATCTCGTGCGGCTCAATCGTGAGCTCGAAGATACCAACCGAGGGGTCGTGGCGCTCTACGCGGAGTTGGACGAAAAAGCGGGGCACCTGCGGCGCGCCGATGAGATGAAGTCCCGCTTCTTGTCCAACATGAGCCACGAGTTCCGCACGCCGCTCAACGCGATTCTGGCCTTATCCCAGCTGCTCTTGGACAGGGCCGACGGCGAGTTGACGGCCGAGCAGGAAAAACAGGTGAGCTATATCCGAAAAGGCGGCGAAGACTTGTTGGAATTGGTGAACGACCTGCTGGACCTCGCCAAGATCGAAGCCGGGAAAACCGACGTGCGTCCGTCCGAGTTCCTGGCCTCCAATCTCTTCAGCGCTCTTCGGGGCATGCTGCGCCCCCTGCTGCTGTCCGACCGCGTCAATCTCATCTTCGACCCTCCCGACCACATTCCGCCGATGAAGACCGACGAGGCC
Proteins encoded:
- a CDS encoding anti-sigma regulatory factor, yielding MAVLRDETMDVRSTDDIIKARRLVRDCAATQGLSLVDQTKLVTAASELARNTLLHGGGGTMHIQTVNRDGRRGVKAVFVDQGPGIVDIDQAMKDGFSTGGGLGLGLGGAKRLVNEFDIRSEPGKGTAVTIVRWTP